The DNA region GTTGACTAATTAAACGCTTATGTGCTAGACTTATGTTTTAGTTATTGACAAATAATTATCATTAGTAGaaatattaagttaattaataaataatttaaaatcattaattattacaaaaaaaaacttttatacaaGACTATTAACCCTTCTCAATCCTCTTCCCCCTCAATCTCAGTCACGAATCCAAGACAGCCAACTGCACACAAACACAAATCAACATAGCATTCATTCAGGTAGCAAGTGAAGAAGCCCTCAAATTGCTCCACAGAATCGCTCCCTGCTACTCAAGCTCGCTAATAATCCCTTGCACAACCATGTGATTGTGCAATTCCACAAGCTATGTGCAACATAGATACGTTCGTTTTTTATATACAATCAGCGTTCACTGTGCAGCAATTCCAGTTGTTTtcatcccaatttttttttcctattttcccAAACTGCAAAACTTTCATCTCCTCTTCTAACCCATTTTCACGCTATAGTTTCAGGGAGAAGAAAATTCTCAACAAAGTAAACCGCAACCATTAGAGACTTGCCAATAATGATTTGGTATGCCAACGTTTATtcatgaataaatcaaatacgATAGCAAGAACCAGGTAAATCGTAATTTGCTAGTTATTGCATATCAATTCTATTGACTTCAACAGAAGCTTCAGGCTATCTAATAAAAAGCAGAAGCTTCAGGCACGTCACAAGTGTCAAACTATACAGAAATAAATAGCCAAACCATTAACTCATCAAGAAagattgatttaaatttatccGAATGGGTTATAGGTAATAACAAAAATGCATTCACATATTCCTCATACAAATTTAGGAAGACAAGCACGTGCATGAATACCTAAATTGACAAACATATCGTACAGTATATATGATGGTTTAGATGTACTTTAAACCAGAGATATATTGTTGCCTAGTAATTAGATACTGGGCCAGGGAATATATAACTCCTAATATACCCAAGATCTTAATCTTGAGTACATCTGTACAAGCAATAGGAAGCAGATTAAGAGGCAAAGTTATCCACGGGGATGAGTCACTCTGCTTCGTATGGCTCCACACGTACCTGTTGAAAAGTATATGACTGGGGAAGGTAAGAATGAGGAGGGCCAAATTCTTCACCACATAAATCCAGTCTGGCCCACCGATTTGAAGACCCCATCCACTATTTCCTTGCCAAACATCTTCCCATGTTCTGTAGAGGGCAGTTATAACGAAGTAGGCCGAGATGACAACAGTAACAGGAAAATATCTATGTTTGTCCCCAAAACCAGTAACAAAATCCGAATCTTGATTAAGCAGCAGCAGAATAGGAGCCAGGAAAAATATAGAGCGGTTTGAGCCACCAGTAAGGTTAACATTCAGGACTAGACATATGGCAAAGCACAATACTGTGGCAACATTGCCAACAGCAGGCATCCAGGCTCCATCAGCAGCCATCCTCTTAATTGTAAAGGAGGGTGCTGTAGTAGTCCGACGATGCTGCATAAACCTCATCCTTGGCAGGAAACTAGCAGATGCACTTTGACCGGAATGATTTTGTCTAATTCCACCTGAATCAATAACCTTCTCCCGCAAAATTGAAGCAAGTTTATACTTTATCTCCAAGGCTATAAGCATGAAGATTGCTGCATACAAACCAAGAAGGGATGTCCGGGCACCCTCTATTGCCAGCAATGTTGTAAGCTTCTTCTCCTCCTCACCCAAATTTCCTATCTCGCTATCttcaagaatatttttaattctcagCTGGCCCTCCAAAAGATAAGTAACGGGAAAGAGAGCCACAAGTAGAGCAAATACCCAGGGCAAAAGCTTTGTGCTTGTAGCAGAGGGTAGATGAGTGAAGACAACAAAAACAGAGGCACAAACCATAGTGACAACAATGAGAACATGCAGAATGCCAGCCCAGAGAAAGTATTCAGCAGCAATGTAGATACCAAGGGCAACCCCCATAGCAATGGAGTAAAATGTCCGTAATTCAACAATGTATTTAATGGGTATAATAGATGTAATGGAAGCTAGAGTCAGCAAAATTGCAATAATAAGAAGCCAAGAAGGCCAGGTAGGCTTGCCAGCTATATAGCCATAAATTGAGATATCATCAGCAGAGTGACGAGCAGTCTTGATTAGGTTTGATTGGTAAGTCAATGACACAGGAAGAGGTGGctgcattaaaataaaaagtagacCAGTTGCCACTACCAGCACTAGACATCTTTTGGCAGACtgcagagagagaaaaaaaaaaggtttatgaTCAATCTTTAACAACAGATTAAATAGGAAGATATGATTGATTACTTTGACCATAAATAATATCTAATTGGTTATGAATCAAGTGACCACCAAAAATTTGCAATCGATATTGTATGATCCCCACTCCcaaaataaacaatgaaaaaCACAGGATTAGATATATATGCATACCAAAACATGAGAGAAATGAATAGCAACAATTGGAACACAAGCCAATCCAGTCAACAGTATGCAGAAGCCCAAAAGTAAACCATCTGAAGGAGACCTTCCATTCCACCACTGGAGGGCTTCAAAAATTGTTTCACGGCAAAACCATACAGACAAGGCAACCACACAGGCATGAACATAACCTTGCCATGGTTTCATCCTAGCAGTAGTTTTTGATCTATCCCTACAAAATCCAACAAGAATTATAATAAGGTTGACAATAAAGTCTAGAGGTGAAATATAGGTTAAGTAGGACCCCTTCAAACtggcaaattccaaagattgtCACAATTACCTGTAAAGAAGCAATGGAGGAGAAACAGCCAACAAGAGAACTGCTGAAACCCACACAACGGACTTTGATGAAATAAACAACATGGCCAGCTTTGAAGAAAAGAGGCAAGTCAAAATCCAAACTGCTTTTCCTCCAATTCGATGATCCACGGATAGACTTCTCACCAAAGCCAAACCCAATAAAGTTGTCATCACAACCATATAGCTAGGATACATCACCTCGTCCTCAAATCCATAATAGTAAATGCTGGAGTAATTGAAAAATCGGTTCTCAATGTAGCATAAGAGCAATGCATGGCTTATCAAACCAGCCTCAGATAAAAAGGTCAGCTTTGATGGTAAAAGAGCTAAACCAGGAATAGCCATAGCTAGGACAGAATTTGCTATTATGAGTTTACAAAAAGATTTAAGGGACATGCCTGCCATCCAGATATTTAAATCCCAGAAGTTGTGCAGAACAAACCATGTAACCATCAAACTTCCAAGAATAACAAAAGCAAAGTACGATGTTAGACTCTTCTTTTCAAAAAAACGAGCCAAATAAAAGCCAGCAACTGCAGGCAGAGGGAGGAACTGCAAATCAAAGGTTGAAAATATCTCAGTAATAGAGAAATTCTAAAAGggttaatgaaattaaaatatttaaccaCAAACATAAGCAATATTATCATAATCCACCAAAGATGTCGGCACACcaagaattgaatttttaagaaTGTCGTGCAGATAACCACCCAGTTGTTTTCATGAAGCAATATGAATTTTAGCACAATAAACGGTATTTTTCCAGTTACCACATTTAATATGATGACAAGGGTAGTTAATTGTGGGTCAGCAGCCGTCCTAAAAAAACACTAACAGTATAGTGGAACATAGAGTGACCATTATACAAAAGACGACAGATACAATTAAaaagtttcaaaaattaaagcaaataagattcattattttaagtttaatacagataatatcaaataaataaaactgaAGTTTGCATTAATATTAAACTTACTAGTTTATAATtactatacaaaattataaattatcaatattatcattgtTGATATCTCACATGATCAACTAGAGATATGGCCAATGTAGTCCTATAAGGCTTAGGAAGTCTTCACCTTACAAGTCGATTTGATGGGGTTGGGTTAGATCCAAGACCCAAATTCTATAATGATATTAAAGTATATCCTAGATCTGTTATTGAGTCAACTATATTTGTTTACGCTCTGAATGTAAATTCCTAGGTGTAAGAGGGTGTTGTTATTGGGCTACCCGCATTTGTCTATGCTACAGATGTGCAGTGCTAGACAGGTGTGTTAAGATCTCACATTGACTAGAGATATAGCCAATGTGGTCCTTATAAGGATTGGGCAGTCCTCACCATGCAAGCTGGTTTTGTGGGGTTGAGTTAGAACCTGAACATAAACCCAAACTCTATGAATAATatactaatttaaaataatgacataaaagtaataattaagagtttaaaacaaataacatgAACAGCCAATAATAATCAGTGACACAAACAAAAGTAAACAGCCCATGAAAAACCTAAACAGGGTATAAGAAGTAATCTAGATAGATAACATTAGAAAATAATACGTGCAGTAAACCATTTTAAATGCAATTTTGACAAATTATAGCAACTTTCAAGGTAGAAAGATACACCAAACCCTTGGGGTGTTTAGATGGATCCCACTACCCATAAACTTTTTATTCTGCTCAGTCGAATAGATTGCAACATAGATGGATAAATGGAAAAATACAGCAGTAATCTTGGACATTGAGCAAGACTATATGTCATTAAAGGAGACATTGACAAAAAAACAGTTGAAGGGTTAGGATTTAATGGGTCaggataacaatttttttacagtAAAGAACAGACAGATAGGAGTAAGAAATTTACAAGCAATATTAGGCGATTGTGGGATTGGAATAGGGACTGTTTGGGTGCTGTCTCAGATCTGTATAATGATTTTGAACAACTCTAACTTTATTCAAAGGCTTTCTAATTTACAAGACATGTTAAACTAGAAGAGTATACACACAACTGTCTCATTCACTTACCCTAATTACCATCTATTATCATATATACTAGCAGCACTATCAGTGGTCAGTAGTAAAGTCAAAGAAGCAATAACTAAAAATGGCAATAGTTTGCTCGAATTTCTATTCTATTGAAGCTATAAAGTTTTACAAAACATGTTGGCAATCAAATGATATTGATGCAAAGTGAAAAATAatcagaaaaacaaaagaggaGAATATAAcctctgtaaacaaaaaataaaaacacactcAAAGTTAGCACAAAAACACTCCCCAATaccttcaaaattcaaatatctgTCCAAGTGATGCCCTGGAAAAAGGCCAAAGGCGTAAAAtgagaataaagaaaaagaaaagaaaacgccAAATAGAAAATGATCCTAATGTTCCTGGGATTCCTTTTCCAAAGACAATAGGTAACTTTAATAAAGTTTTCATGGTTTATCTTGATAAATAAGATTGGTTACTGACAACATGAGATAATTTCTTATTCCCTATGCTTCCTCGATACACTGTACTATATTTTCCCAACACACAGCAAGCAGAAGCAACACCAAAAACctgaatgaaagaaaaatgccTAACGAGATCTCATACAGCTCAAACCAGTCCAGAACAGAGAACAAAAGCCAAGAGAATCACACACAATCCAGAAACAGGGAACGTTGTAAACCCCACCAGAAACAGCTCAGATCAGTCACACAAGCACCAAGGTGGCACAAATTAAGTCATGTAGCCCAGCCAAAGCACAGATGAGGTCACAAAACCCTACATTAACACTAGGGTTTGAATGGAGAATGTTCAAAGCAGGTTCAGTTTTGGGTGGGTGAATGATAGACGTTGTCATTTAACTGAGTGGTTGGGTAAATTTTAGGCCAGAACAGGATTATTTTGCATCTGCCCAGTCTCCAACAACCACATTTCAGCAGAAGCTTGCAACATTCTGGAAATACACACATGACAATTATTTGTAAGTTCACAAGTAATCCCACCAAAATGTGTTAATGTGTAGGAATAGGATTGCAAAGGCTTGAGGAGTAGATACAACCGTACAACTCTATGGTCTGCATTTAACAACCATGCTCCACAAAGTTCAGcctaaactaaattaaaaagggTAAAGCTGTGTCCAATGTGAAGGGTTTGTTTGGACAAGAGAGCTTAAGAGAATTAACAAGAATGATTTGGTCCAAAAGGCAGACCTGAAAAGGCTAATCCCCTGAAGTCTCAAGGATCCTACCGTAACTAATGGTGAGTCCCactataataaaattttcagtGCAAGAATATTCACAAGAGACCATCacgtataaaataaaaagtaaagcaTTAGCACTTACAAGTAAGGGAAAGCCCACAACTAGTGCTCCAGCAGCACTGACCACAATAGCGGAAGTAGTGAAAGCAACAGAGCTGAGGGCATCAGAAACCATACCCATGGCATAAGCGGCGGTGGCAGAAGCCCCTCCAAGCATGGTGATAGTGACAAGAACAAAATTGAGGGGCGGAGGGACCTGAATGTACCTAGCAAAGGAATGGAAGACGACCCTGACCTCCAATGCAACGACGACAAACACCAAGGCAATGGCGCCATTAACGACGCGGATGCTGTGGAGCTGGTCGGGGTTGCTGGTGACCCACCAGAGCGCCCCTCGGGTGGAAGCATAAAGCTGAAAGAGGAAAGGGATGAAGAAGAGGAGAAGCAGGTCGCAGAAGGAAGCAGCGGAAGAGAGAACGAGGGAGTAATGAGAAGCGACGTGGAACAAGAGAGGGACCAAGACAAGGTTAAGAGTGTGGACGCAGCTCTCGAGTGGGCCCAATATGAAGCTGTCACGGGGGGCCTCGCCGCCGTGGTAGCGTGCTTCGTGTTTGGCCTTGAAGGAGGAAACACGAGGGACAGAGAAGAGCCAGTAGAAGCAACAGTTGAAGCCGGCGAGG from Glycine soja cultivar W05 chromosome 8, ASM419377v2, whole genome shotgun sequence includes:
- the LOC114423824 gene encoding uncharacterized protein LOC114423824 — translated: MLQPRAFRPHIPLSSSTSAPSFFSSSSPNPNGSVTSPSLHAHGNTSSSRSLKTPSSFAHNYRIAIPLLPSALFLLDLGGTTVVATLLVGLMISYILDSLNLKPAAFFAVWFSLIFSQLAFFLSSSSSLFAAFNSSVAVAVLASFLCAHTTFLLGVWSSLNFKWLLLENPSIAVTLERLLFACLPISASALFAWASIAALGMNNAAYYLAGFNCCFYWLFSVPRVSSFKAKHEARYHGGEAPRDSFILGPLESCVHTLNLVLVPLLFHVASHYSLVLSSAASFCDLLLLFFIPFLFQLYASTRGALWWVTSNPDQLHSIRVVNGAIALVFVVVALEVRVVFHSFARYIQVPPPLNFVLVTITMLGGASATAAYAMGMVSDALSSVAFTTSAIVVSAAGALVVGFPLLFLPLPAVAGFYLARFFEKKSLTSYFAFVILGSLMVTWFVLHNFWDLNIWMAGMSLKSFCKLIIANSVLAMAIPGLALLPSKLTFLSEAGLISHALLLCYIENRFFNYSSIYYYGFEDEVMYPSYMVVMTTLLGLALVRSLSVDHRIGGKAVWILTCLFSSKLAMLFISSKSVVWVSAVLLLAVSPPLLLYRDRSKTTARMKPWQGYVHACVVALSVWFCRETIFEALQWWNGRSPSDGLLLGFCILLTGLACVPIVAIHFSHVLSAKRCLVLVVATGLLFILMQPPLPVSLTYQSNLIKTARHSADDISIYGYIAGKPTWPSWLLIIAILLTLASITSIIPIKYIVELRTFYSIAMGVALGIYIAAEYFLWAGILHVLIVVTMVCASVFVVFTHLPSATSTKLLPWVFALLVALFPVTYLLEGQLRIKNILEDSEIGNLGEEEKKLTTLLAIEGARTSLLGLYAAIFMLIALEIKYKLASILREKVIDSGGIRQNHSGQSASASFLPRMRFMQHRRTTTAPSFTIKRMAADGAWMPAVGNVATVLCFAICLVLNVNLTGGSNRSIFFLAPILLLLNQDSDFVTGFGDKHRYFPVTVVISAYFVITALYRTWEDVWQGNSGWGLQIGGPDWIYVVKNLALLILTFPSHILFNRYVWSHTKQSDSSPWITLPLNLLPIACTDVLKIKILGILGVIYSLAQYLITRQQYISGLKYI